The genomic region GGATCATGCTGACCTTAACCCCGGCTAACGCTATACTTGCGCCCACTTAACCGGGAGGCGGCATGACTGGTGATGTATTCTCTAGAGGGAGCATGAAGCTGTTCCTGCTGATATTCCTGACGGCTGTCCTACAGGGGTGCGAGTTTTGGGACAAGGAGATCGTCGACGTGTATGCACCGGATTCTCGTCGCGATAAGCAGAGAGAATTTTACATCCAAAGTCTTAATTACCATTTGGGAAAACCGAAGGCCGATCGTATCCGTGCTATCGGGCCGCCGGATCAGTGTAGAAATCAAAATTCAACGACAGAGATATGTGAATGGACACAAGTCGGCCAACCCTTGGAACATACCGTCACCTATACCTATGGGAGGGACGGCCTTGCGACCGCATGGAGCTATCGCGGGTCGTACGGCGAGTTTACGAACGCCAACTATGAGACGGCCAAGTCAGCCGCCTCCATACCGGGAAAGAATCGAAATGAAGCTGCACGGCCACAAGAGGAGAACTGGGTGCACCCAAGCAAGACCAGCGTGCAATTCGACGAAGACAACGTGCAATGCCGGACCGAGGTGCAGGGGTATCCAAAATCCATGTGGGATACCGAATCCGACAAATGCCTGAGGCGTCATGGATGGACACGAGTCCAGAAGCCCTGACAGGCCGGAGCACATTGTCTGCCTGCGGGGGCCGGAGTGAGTGGATCATTGGTGCGGATTCGTTGCGGGACATTCGTGAATGTCGGACCGGATGCTGGTATCACTTGTACTTGAACTCCGGCTCTGCGCATCCTAGACAAGGACTCACGGGAGGGGAACGATGAATTGGGACCGAAACTTTCCTAGCGCAACTCGCTTTACCATACTGCCCGAGTTCAATAACGAGGCGGTTCGTGATAACAACACTGGCTTAGTCTGGCAACGGACGCCGGATACGACGCTGCGGGACTGGCTGGGTGCACGGACCATTTGTGCCAATTTGGTAGTGGGTGGCGCAACCGGTTGGCGTCTCCCCTCCGTCTTCGAACTGAAAAGCCTTCAAGATCCTTCATTGCCGGCCCCCTTCGTGCCAACCAGCGTTTTTACCGTGCCGTCCAATACCTTCTGGTCGACGACCGAGGTTTCCCCTCCTCCGGCTGGTCAGGCCGTATGGGTGGTGACATTCGCCGGTGGCATGGCGTTGACCAACGGAACGGCCGGAGGGCAGACCTTCCTTGCTTGGGGGGTGCGAGGCCCCATGCATCCGGATACGTATTGAATCGCACTCAGTACTTCTGTCTGAAACATGAATTCCGTCGATCCCGCGTGGCTGGGATCGGTGGCCGCGTTCACCGGTGATATCCGACGCCTGATGATCGCTCGGTTCATTCATCAGCGACTCCGCCGCCTCGCCGTGACGCTCTATGGACGTGGAATACCGTCCCGGCTGTTGGACGCCATTCTCTATCCGACCTATCTGTTTCAGTTTCTCGAGGTCCACAACAGGCTTCCGGTCAGACCCAACCGGTTGTTCAACGATTTTCTGTTCAAGATCAAATCAGGTTCCGAACTGAAACACCCTCTGCGAAGGCTCGTCACCGACAAGGAGCTTGGAAAGATCTATATCGAAAAGAAGCTCGGACGCGGGGTTACTCCGCGGACGCACATGATCTTGCGGAGTGCGGCGGCGGTCGATCGCGATACGCCTTCCGTCTACCCGTCCGTCGTCAAGCCGACACACTGTTCCGGAAGAATCGTGATCGTTCGTTCGGCGTCCGAGTACGCAGCCGCGTCACCCACGATCAAGAACTGGCTCCAGGAAGATTATTTTCTCGATGATTTGGAGAAGAACTATGTCGGGCTTGAGAGAAAAGTCATCGTTGAAGAATATATCGACGATTCCTTCGTGCTCGAAGGGTCGCTCCATTGTCTCAATGGCGAGCCCAAAGTCATCAGTCTGATCGATCGGACGACCAAATCGCGACAGTCGTTCGATGTGAATGCAATGCCCCTTGGGGTGAGCCTGCACTTCCCGCTTCAGGAATTCGAACCCAAGAGCTGGGAGTTTCTGCCGCAGCTTCTGGAAAGCGCACGGATTCTGGCGTCCGAATTCGACTACGTCAGGGTGGATTTTTACACAGATACTACGCGGATACTCTTCGGCGAGTTGACGCATCTGCCGGCAGGCGGGACGGGGAAGTTTTACCCGGCGAACGGAGAGATGAAATTTTCCGAGGCATTTTTTCGGTCTCCGCACTGACAAAGTCCAATCTCCAGTCGATCTTCAGCCCGTTGCCGCTCCGTCTCATGCCGAGCAGGTCCCTGACGTGACGGAGCAAGACCGGCTTTGAAACACGAATGCCGAAAAACTTCGTCATCCAGATGTAGAGATGCTCTTCGTGTGCAAATATCCATTCATGAACGATCGTCTTGCGAGTGATGCGCCGATATCCCGCCTGGCTCAGCACGCCAACGAAGTCATCTTTGAGGTAATTCCCGGTGTGTCCCGTCGGAGTGTATCGGCCGACAAATGTGTCGAGAAACCGGCTGGTTGACGATTCGCTAGTGACTTCGACCATCAACAAACGCCCGCCCCTTCTGAGCACTTGACGAGTGGCGACAATGAACTGCAGTTGCTCTTGATCCGTCAGGTGGTGGATTCCGGCGATTGAAAGAACGGCGTCAAAGTGGTCTCTCGGTATTCCGGTCAATTCGTAGTCGGTCTGAATGATATTCCACTCGTCCAACGTATCCGGGACGATGAAGTCCGCGAATGTGATCGCTTCAGTGCGAGCGATGGTTTTGACCAGGTTGCCTTCAAACGGCACATTGAGCACGTGTTTCGCGTTCAGGCGCTTGAGGATGGCATACAAATGTTTGATCTCCGCCATACGAGGCGAATTATCGCCAGCATAGGCGTGGATCAATTCAGTGTTTCTCGCAAAACGTTCCGTGTAGGTCGTCGGCATCTCGTGCTCGAGAACGGCCGGCTTCGGCCCGGACTGACGTGTCGTTGTGATATGAGCGTCCTACGCTCAATGCCCTAGCGTACTACAAGACCTTCATCCGCGTACAAAAAAGTCAGCTTTATTGCGCTCCCTTCGTGTGGAACACATGAATAATGTGGAGAAACGCCGCTTCGGCATCAACGGCATTGCATCTGCATGAATCAAAGTAATGCCTTGCCATGGTGCAGTGTCATGATCGAACGGCGCTACCAGCGGTTCCCTGTGTCGCTTCCGTGCGCTCTGATGGCACATGATGGGCCGCATATTACC from Nitrospira japonica harbors:
- a CDS encoding ATP-grasp fold amidoligase family protein; translated protein: MNSVDPAWLGSVAAFTGDIRRLMIARFIHQRLRRLAVTLYGRGIPSRLLDAILYPTYLFQFLEVHNRLPVRPNRLFNDFLFKIKSGSELKHPLRRLVTDKELGKIYIEKKLGRGVTPRTHMILRSAAAVDRDTPSVYPSVVKPTHCSGRIVIVRSASEYAAASPTIKNWLQEDYFLDDLEKNYVGLERKVIVEEYIDDSFVLEGSLHCLNGEPKVISLIDRTTKSRQSFDVNAMPLGVSLHFPLQEFEPKSWEFLPQLLESARILASEFDYVRVDFYTDTTRILFGELTHLPAGGTGKFYPANGEMKFSEAFFRSPH
- a CDS encoding Lcl C-terminal domain-containing protein; the encoded protein is MNWDRNFPSATRFTILPEFNNEAVRDNNTGLVWQRTPDTTLRDWLGARTICANLVVGGATGWRLPSVFELKSLQDPSLPAPFVPTSVFTVPSNTFWSTTEVSPPPAGQAVWVVTFAGGMALTNGTAGGQTFLAWGVRGPMHPDTY
- a CDS encoding class I SAM-dependent methyltransferase encodes the protein MPTTYTERFARNTELIHAYAGDNSPRMAEIKHLYAILKRLNAKHVLNVPFEGNLVKTIARTEAITFADFIVPDTLDEWNIIQTDYELTGIPRDHFDAVLSIAGIHHLTDQEQLQFIVATRQVLRRGGRLLMVEVTSESSTSRFLDTFVGRYTPTGHTGNYLKDDFVGVLSQAGYRRITRKTIVHEWIFAHEEHLYIWMTKFFGIRVSKPVLLRHVRDLLGMRRSGNGLKIDWRLDFVSAETEKMPRKISSLRSPGKTSPSRLPADASTRRRVSA